The following coding sequences are from one Parabacteroides pacaensis window:
- a CDS encoding cation diffusion facilitator family transporter — protein MAHHHGHDHHSATGNIRVAFFLNFFFAIIELLGGLYTNSVAILSDALHDFGDSVSLGLAWYLQKVSSKGRDKYYSYGYKRFSLLGALFISVILLVGSIFVIKESIGRIIHPQEPDATGMFLLAILGVVVNGAAIIRLKKGSSLNERAVSLHLMEDVLGWIAVLVVSIVMMFVNLPILDPLLSIGISLWILSNVYRNLKDTFHVLLQQVPQQIDLDALQKEILSLEDVKSLHDIHLWTLDGEENIITLHVVTNPDTTMARWQELKTNIRALCRKANIQHATIELEREIDPCDMKEC, from the coding sequence ATGGCACATCATCACGGTCACGACCATCACTCGGCTACCGGTAACATACGAGTGGCTTTTTTCTTGAATTTCTTTTTTGCAATTATCGAACTTCTGGGAGGTTTATATACTAACAGTGTTGCCATCTTATCGGATGCTTTACATGATTTCGGCGATTCTGTTTCATTAGGGCTGGCTTGGTACTTACAAAAAGTTTCTTCCAAGGGAAGGGATAAATATTACTCATACGGTTACAAACGTTTTTCCTTGCTAGGCGCTCTTTTTATTTCCGTTATTTTATTAGTAGGTTCTATTTTCGTAATCAAAGAAAGTATCGGACGTATTATCCACCCGCAGGAACCGGATGCAACCGGCATGTTTCTATTAGCTATCTTGGGAGTCGTTGTGAACGGTGCGGCTATTATTCGTTTGAAAAAAGGTAGCTCTTTAAATGAAAGGGCGGTTTCTCTGCATTTAATGGAGGATGTATTAGGATGGATTGCCGTGCTGGTAGTAAGTATTGTCATGATGTTTGTTAACTTACCTATTCTCGATCCGTTACTTTCCATTGGTATCAGCCTTTGGATTTTATCTAATGTTTACCGGAATTTGAAAGATACTTTTCACGTGTTGTTGCAACAGGTTCCCCAGCAAATAGATTTGGATGCTTTACAAAAAGAAATTTTATCTCTGGAGGATGTAAAATCTCTTCACGATATTCACCTTTGGACGCTGGACGGGGAAGAAAACATCATTACTCTGCATGTGGTTACTAACCCGGATACAACGATGGCACGCTGGCAAGAATTAAAAACAAATATCCGGGCATTATGCCGCAAAGCAAATATACAGCATGCTACCATCGAACTGGAAAGGGAAATTGATCCGTGCGATATGAAAGAATGCTAG
- a CDS encoding energy transducer TonB: MNLLKYIQGNRKGKEANRLELKAMKDPFLSESLEGYDSVPGNHAVNITDLRKKISRQTQKRNRLIAKVSIAAGFLLCITMGSYFLWKGVLPFEQKELAIAKDEDYSEKATPVPVQETIDSVERSRKEDISSVKNSSLERKKISNSKKETRLQKEEELLQQELSFSPQEETINTQKEVGITDTTGYDFNTIVLAGWGTGMDISWDSAENAGKEVTENNELLKEKCKEAAARRDSFLIHVNAGRPETCVAAQVKQTAFSPHGTTVSPSLTSFSVPEKKEEVCPADSLPDTVPVPVTGWKAYKKYLKKNLRLPATGDCQDIKGTVVLELNVDLTGNPILIRVKKSLCPALDEEAIRLVKEGSRWTKGKKDVQVKVKF; encoded by the coding sequence GTGAATCTTTTAAAGTACATACAGGGAAACCGGAAAGGAAAAGAAGCCAATCGGCTGGAATTAAAAGCGATGAAAGATCCTTTCTTATCCGAATCGTTGGAAGGATACGATTCGGTTCCAGGCAACCATGCGGTAAATATAACGGATTTGCGGAAAAAGATTTCCCGGCAGACCCAGAAAAGAAATCGATTGATTGCTAAAGTAAGTATCGCTGCCGGTTTTCTGCTTTGTATCACGATGGGAAGTTATTTTTTATGGAAGGGTGTTCTTCCATTTGAACAAAAGGAATTGGCTATAGCAAAAGACGAAGATTATTCAGAAAAAGCAACTCCTGTTCCTGTTCAGGAAACGATCGATTCTGTAGAAAGAAGTAGAAAAGAAGACATCTCAAGTGTGAAAAATTCTTCTCTAGAGAGAAAAAAGATTTCAAATTCTAAGAAAGAAACCCGCCTGCAAAAGGAAGAAGAGTTACTACAACAGGAACTCTCTTTTTCTCCTCAGGAAGAAACCATAAACACGCAGAAAGAGGTCGGGATTACCGATACAACTGGGTATGATTTTAACACAATTGTTCTGGCCGGTTGGGGAACCGGAATGGATATAAGCTGGGATTCAGCCGAGAACGCAGGAAAAGAAGTAACTGAAAATAATGAACTCCTGAAAGAAAAATGCAAAGAAGCAGCGGCAAGGAGAGATAGCTTTCTTATACACGTAAATGCAGGAAGACCTGAAACATGCGTTGCCGCTCAAGTCAAACAAACTGCTTTTAGTCCGCACGGAACAACAGTTAGCCCGTCGTTGACAAGTTTTTCCGTACCTGAAAAAAAAGAGGAAGTCTGTCCGGCAGATTCTTTACCCGATACTGTCCCTGTACCGGTAACCGGATGGAAAGCATATAAAAAGTACCTGAAGAAAAACCTACGACTACCTGCAACGGGAGATTGCCAAGACATAAAAGGAACGGTAGTTTTGGAACTGAATGTAGATTTAACGGGAAATCCTATACTAATCCGGGTTAAAAAGAGCTTGTGTCCTGCCTTGGACGAAGAAGCGATCCGCTTAGTAAAAGAAGGTTCCCGTTGGACAAAAGGCAAGAAAGACGTACAAGTAAAAGTAAAATTTTAA
- a CDS encoding RNA polymerase sigma factor, protein MFFFKRNISAYTDEQLLKLYIDTGQSDYFGELYNRYIPLLYGVCLKYLQDEAKAQDAVMQLFEILLPKISRYEIKVFRTWLYSVVKNHCLQLLRKNEPEILIGLDAQNMEFAGIVHLLSEEEEDKERLELLKHCLEKLPEPQRISIEAFFMEEKSYADIVESTGYQLKSVKSYIQNGKRNLKICIEKNINK, encoded by the coding sequence TTGTTCTTTTTTAAGCGTAACATATCGGCATATACGGATGAACAACTGTTAAAGTTGTATATCGATACCGGCCAATCGGACTATTTCGGCGAACTTTATAACCGCTATATTCCCTTGCTGTATGGCGTATGCTTAAAGTATCTGCAAGACGAAGCCAAAGCACAAGATGCAGTAATGCAACTTTTTGAAATATTGCTTCCGAAGATAAGCCGATATGAAATCAAGGTATTCCGCACCTGGCTGTATAGCGTAGTAAAAAACCATTGCTTGCAGCTTTTACGGAAAAACGAACCGGAAATATTAATCGGTTTAGATGCGCAAAATATGGAATTTGCCGGGATTGTGCATCTATTAAGTGAAGAGGAAGAAGACAAAGAACGATTGGAACTATTAAAACATTGTTTAGAGAAGCTCCCGGAGCCACAACGTATCAGCATAGAAGCCTTCTTTATGGAAGAAAAATCGTATGCCGATATTGTGGAAAGTACCGGTTATCAGCTTAAAAGCGTAAAAAGTTATATTCAAAACGGCAAACGGAATTTGAAGATCTGTATAGAAAAGAATATAAATAAGTGA
- a CDS encoding DUF4248 domain-containing protein, with translation MEDQYCPLRTYGFCELAQLYCPNILPHNASRQLRRWINYNPAFRQELETLGWRPRRKYLLPVQVACIFAHLGRP, from the coding sequence ATGGAAGATCAGTATTGTCCTCTGCGTACCTATGGATTTTGTGAATTGGCACAACTTTATTGCCCGAATATATTACCCCATAATGCAAGCCGGCAATTACGGCGTTGGATTAACTATAACCCGGCTTTCCGCCAAGAACTAGAGACGTTAGGATGGCGTCCCCGACGTAAATATCTGCTCCCCGTACAAGTAGCTTGTATTTTCGCCCACCTGGGCAGGCCCTGA
- a CDS encoding HU family DNA-binding protein, translating to MAMNYQFVKRRDMRPDAPKGQMLYYAQTFCAGRTKFNDLAEFLAGHCSMSRGDVMNILDAMIFFMQKLLLKGDVVEMGELGNFRITAGSQGVADIKDFDTKLFHRPKITYVPGVMLTSIFHKVKYERGISAKEAAGNNPEEGGEESGGDDIL from the coding sequence ATGGCAATGAATTATCAATTTGTAAAGCGCAGAGACATGCGCCCGGATGCTCCGAAGGGGCAGATGTTGTATTATGCCCAGACGTTTTGTGCGGGGAGAACGAAGTTTAACGATCTGGCGGAGTTCCTGGCAGGGCATTGTTCCATGAGCCGGGGGGATGTGATGAATATATTGGATGCTATGATTTTCTTCATGCAGAAGTTGCTGTTGAAGGGAGATGTCGTAGAAATGGGGGAATTGGGGAATTTCCGGATTACGGCGGGCAGCCAAGGGGTAGCTGATATCAAAGATTTCGACACTAAATTATTTCACCGTCCTAAAATTACGTATGTCCCCGGCGTGATGCTTACTTCTATTTTCCATAAGGTGAAGTATGAACGGGGGATTTCTGCTAAAGAGGCAGCGGGTAACAATCCTGAGGAAGGTGGTGAAGAAAGTGGTGGCGATGATATTTTATAA
- a CDS encoding glucosaminidase domain-containing protein: MLKESFVILYFPHALNVWKKFKLNPSVVLAQAAIESGWGESSLATKANNFFGISAYGVSNEYWHGGKVETCPDGLCFRRYDTVENSFLDFGRLITTIYKNAAHVSFLPKSYAQEIAYSRYISEKNGDNRELYKDLLVRIEHSLQPLLRDKLALITSHKPINVLSKI, translated from the coding sequence ATGTTAAAAGAATCTTTCGTTATCCTGTATTTTCCGCATGCGTTAAACGTATGGAAAAAGTTTAAATTGAATCCTTCGGTCGTACTTGCTCAAGCAGCTATCGAGAGTGGCTGGGGAGAAAGCTCATTGGCTACGAAAGCGAATAATTTTTTCGGAATTTCCGCCTATGGGGTTTCGAACGAATATTGGCACGGCGGAAAAGTGGAAACGTGTCCCGACGGGTTATGTTTCCGGCGCTATGACACGGTAGAAAACAGTTTTCTCGATTTCGGAAGGCTGATTACCACTATTTATAAAAACGCTGCTCACGTAAGTTTCTTGCCTAAAAGTTATGCGCAAGAGATAGCTTACAGCCGGTACATCAGCGAGAAAAACGGGGATAACCGGGAATTATACAAAGATTTGCTTGTGCGGATAGAGCATAGTTTGCAGCCTTTGCTCCGAGACAAACTTGCGCTGATAACCAGTCACAAACCTATTAACGTTCTATCTAAAATATAA
- a CDS encoding sugar phosphate isomerase/epimerase family protein, giving the protein MQNRRDFLKQASLLLAGGLVAPQILSSCGGGGSDKRIGLQLYSLRDMVKDSGIQEVLKAASKMGYTNLETASYDNGKIYGLQPAEFKKMVEDLGMKCTSAHLGQAFTKEKEAEVMGWWDKAIEAHNELGVKYMVQPWMPVNEQTTLDDLKMYCDYFNTVGYKTAAASIAFGYHNHNFEFRKIDNQLIYDFLLKNVSKNHVMFELDVYWCQEGGCDPVAYLKNYPDQIKVVHIKDDKEIGASGKMDFKSIFDQMNANNIRDWYVEVEQYTNNDPVASVQQSFDYLAKADYVK; this is encoded by the coding sequence ATGCAAAACAGACGTGATTTTTTAAAGCAAGCTTCCCTTTTGCTTGCAGGAGGTTTAGTTGCACCTCAGATTCTCTCTTCTTGTGGCGGAGGCGGTTCGGATAAGCGGATAGGCCTTCAATTGTATTCTTTAAGGGATATGGTAAAAGATTCCGGTATTCAGGAAGTGCTGAAAGCTGCTTCTAAGATGGGATATACCAACTTGGAAACTGCCAGCTATGATAACGGAAAAATTTACGGTTTACAACCGGCAGAATTTAAAAAAATGGTGGAAGACCTAGGGATGAAGTGTACGAGTGCTCACTTGGGACAGGCTTTTACCAAAGAAAAAGAAGCAGAGGTAATGGGTTGGTGGGATAAAGCTATTGAAGCCCACAATGAACTTGGTGTTAAATATATGGTTCAACCTTGGATGCCTGTAAATGAACAGACAACTTTGGATGACCTTAAAATGTATTGCGATTATTTTAATACGGTAGGATATAAAACGGCTGCCGCTAGTATTGCTTTCGGTTACCATAATCATAACTTTGAATTCCGTAAGATTGATAATCAACTGATTTATGATTTCTTGCTGAAGAACGTAAGCAAAAATCATGTCATGTTCGAATTAGATGTTTATTGGTGCCAGGAAGGTGGTTGTGATCCGGTTGCTTACTTGAAGAATTATCCGGATCAGATCAAGGTAGTTCATATTAAAGATGATAAAGAAATCGGCGCAAGTGGCAAAATGGACTTTAAGTCTATTTTCGATCAAATGAACGCAAATAACATCCGGGATTGGTACGTTGAAGTAGAACAATATACCAATAACGATCCGGTTGCCAGTGTACAGCAAAGCTTTGATTATTTGGCAAAAGCCGATTATGTAAAATAA
- a CDS encoding PD-(D/E)XK nuclease family protein produces the protein MKPFLYQIATLFYERYGKEINTLAFVFPNRRAGIFFQKYLAELTEEPIFSPPVMTINDLMVDLSGKHLVDKINCLFILYNIYIKISKSSETFDEFFYWGELLLNDFDDVDKYMINAQALFTNVTDLREIENTFDFLTDDQVAAIRSFWQTFYPKKDASNQQQFLAVWQILYPLYEELRAVLTMSNQGYEGMLFREVVEKTQKEGDTFELPYKKVIFVGLNALSVAEEKFLKYLQSKELADFYWDYSCPFVMDKENKASFFMERNRKNFPSRYPLPEEELAEKQLPVIDVIGIPSGVGQAKEVHTLLSELEPEELTSEKAIHTAIVLPDENLLVPVLNSIPAAIRKINVTMGYPLAGTPVSTLMEYILNMQKNIRYINRIPAFYFRDVLPILNHRYVMSTDPKKIEALVKNITDYNKIYIPFEDLSQSPLLKILFTPVDNVEKFSSYLIRILQELNRLMGSSEEEEDADAPRRAQDLEQEFIFHYFATVNRMREVMQETGIRMQIDTYFRLLKRLTQTIKIPFHGEPLSGLQIMGVLETRALDFDRLIVLSMNEGVFPAKKTTNSFIPYHLRRGFGLPTYEHQDSIWAYHFYRLIHRAKHVSLLYDTRSNGLQTGEVSRFVYQLKYHYEVRINNKLLVYNVSSSKLPSLLVNKEETVQRKLEEFFNGGKRAISASAVNTYLDCPLKFYFSIVENVQEEDEVNETVENNVFGSILHKVLEEIYKPLKGRLIMGDVLNGIRKDTKYLTYLIEKAFATVFFKREEVRPLAGQNFLIAEIIRKYVEKLLFWDAKLTPFKFVESEKRISKLFTLSDGKEVQLKGFIDRIDDIGGTLRILDYKSGRGSSVFDSVENLFNKDLKERSKAVMQVFMYAWMYTEEGEGKPVLPGIYYMRSLFTETFDSRIYIKPQGGKREAIPDYALFRGTFEEALKHCLDEIFDKNIPFSQTSVEISCGYCQFKNLCGKG, from the coding sequence ATGAAGCCTTTCTTATATCAGATAGCGACCCTTTTTTACGAACGATACGGAAAAGAAATCAATACCCTGGCCTTTGTATTCCCTAATCGGCGGGCTGGCATTTTTTTCCAAAAATACCTCGCCGAACTTACGGAAGAGCCTATTTTCTCGCCACCGGTCATGACCATTAACGACTTGATGGTAGACCTTTCCGGAAAACATTTGGTAGACAAGATTAACTGCCTGTTCATCCTATACAATATTTACATCAAAATCAGCAAGTCGTCCGAAACGTTTGACGAGTTCTTTTACTGGGGAGAATTGCTGTTGAACGATTTTGATGATGTCGATAAATACATGATTAATGCCCAAGCCCTATTTACCAATGTGACCGACTTGCGGGAAATAGAAAATACCTTCGATTTTCTTACAGATGATCAAGTTGCCGCTATCCGTAGTTTCTGGCAGACCTTTTACCCGAAAAAAGATGCTTCCAATCAACAGCAGTTTTTAGCGGTTTGGCAAATATTGTATCCCCTCTATGAAGAACTCCGTGCAGTACTAACCATGTCAAATCAGGGGTACGAAGGCATGCTGTTCCGGGAAGTAGTAGAAAAAACGCAAAAAGAAGGAGATACGTTTGAGTTGCCTTATAAAAAAGTCATTTTCGTAGGATTAAATGCTCTCTCGGTGGCAGAAGAAAAGTTTTTGAAATATTTGCAAAGCAAAGAGCTTGCTGATTTTTATTGGGACTATTCTTGTCCTTTTGTAATGGATAAAGAAAATAAAGCTTCCTTTTTTATGGAACGGAACCGGAAAAATTTTCCTTCCCGGTATCCTTTGCCGGAAGAAGAACTGGCCGAAAAACAACTTCCTGTTATCGATGTGATAGGAATCCCGTCCGGAGTAGGCCAGGCAAAAGAAGTACATACCTTACTCAGTGAACTGGAACCGGAAGAACTGACTTCCGAAAAGGCAATCCACACAGCCATTGTGTTGCCGGACGAAAATTTGTTAGTTCCCGTACTCAACTCCATTCCGGCTGCAATTCGTAAAATAAACGTTACGATGGGATACCCTTTGGCAGGAACTCCCGTTTCCACCCTGATGGAATACATTTTAAATATGCAGAAGAACATCCGGTATATAAACCGTATACCGGCATTTTATTTCCGGGATGTGCTTCCTATATTAAACCACAGGTATGTAATGTCTACCGATCCGAAAAAAATCGAAGCATTAGTAAAAAATATTACGGATTACAATAAAATTTATATCCCTTTTGAAGACCTGAGCCAATCTCCTTTGCTGAAAATTCTTTTTACCCCGGTAGATAACGTGGAAAAATTTTCCTCCTACTTAATCCGGATATTGCAAGAACTGAATCGGCTGATGGGAAGCAGTGAAGAAGAGGAAGACGCAGATGCTCCCCGGCGTGCCCAAGACCTGGAACAAGAATTTATTTTCCATTACTTTGCTACCGTAAACCGGATGCGGGAAGTCATGCAGGAAACCGGTATCCGGATGCAGATCGATACCTATTTTCGGTTGTTAAAACGGCTTACACAGACTATAAAAATTCCTTTTCATGGCGAACCTCTTTCCGGCCTTCAAATCATGGGGGTGTTGGAAACCCGCGCATTGGACTTCGACCGGCTGATTGTTCTATCTATGAACGAAGGCGTTTTTCCCGCCAAAAAAACGACAAATTCATTTATTCCTTACCATCTTCGGCGAGGATTCGGTTTACCCACTTATGAGCATCAGGATAGTATCTGGGCCTACCATTTTTACCGGTTGATTCATCGTGCCAAACACGTAAGCCTGCTTTATGATACCCGGAGCAACGGCTTGCAGACCGGAGAGGTAAGCCGGTTTGTATATCAACTGAAGTATCATTATGAAGTAAGAATTAACAACAAGCTGTTGGTATATAATGTTTCTTCTTCCAAGTTACCGTCTTTATTAGTTAATAAGGAAGAAACGGTACAACGCAAATTAGAAGAGTTTTTTAACGGAGGGAAACGAGCTATTTCAGCCAGTGCTGTGAATACTTATCTGGATTGCCCGTTGAAATTTTACTTTTCGATAGTAGAAAATGTGCAGGAAGAAGACGAGGTAAACGAAACAGTGGAAAACAACGTATTCGGAAGCATTTTGCATAAAGTGCTGGAAGAAATATATAAACCTTTGAAAGGCCGGTTGATAATGGGGGATGTATTGAACGGGATCCGGAAAGATACGAAGTATTTGACCTATTTAATTGAAAAGGCTTTTGCCACCGTCTTTTTTAAACGAGAGGAAGTACGTCCGCTGGCAGGACAGAATTTTCTCATTGCTGAAATCATCCGTAAATATGTAGAGAAGCTTTTGTTTTGGGACGCCAAACTGACACCCTTCAAGTTTGTTGAGTCCGAAAAACGAATTAGTAAACTTTTCACCCTATCTGATGGTAAAGAAGTGCAACTGAAAGGTTTTATCGACCGGATCGACGACATAGGAGGAACGCTGCGTATCCTGGATTATAAAAGCGGAAGAGGCTCATCCGTATTCGATTCGGTGGAAAACCTGTTTAATAAAGACTTGAAAGAACGTTCCAAGGCGGTGATGCAAGTATTTATGTATGCTTGGATGTATACGGAAGAAGGAGAGGGGAAGCCCGTGTTGCCCGGCATCTATTATATGCGTAGTTTGTTTACTGAAACCTTCGATAGCCGGATTTACATAAAACCGCAGGGAGGAAAGCGGGAAGCTATTCCGGATTATGCGTTGTTCCGCGGGACTTTTGAAGAAGCTTTGAAGCATTGCCTGGATGAAATATTTGATAAAAATATCCCGTTTTCACAAACCTCTGTGGAAATATCATGTGGCTACTGTCAATTTAAAAATCTTTGCGGAAAAGGATAA
- a CDS encoding outer membrane beta-barrel family protein produces MKVGIGILLLFSVTSIQAQNITGKVTDNQKNPIDGATIILQTPDSAYIDASISSPDGTFVLDNQPEEYRLIVQHLLYKTKQISGKGKDAGVIQLESKDYTLKEVVVKAEQPFVKVENERLGYNLSVLAADKVVNNAYEALTRLPGVQENKGILTLAGAGKLTVILNGKPTTMDAGQLETLLRNTPVNRVEKVEVMYSAPPAYHVRGAVINVLLKRSHDYSLQGEVNADYTNRYFNSGGINGNFRLSTPKMAFEAMYGANDVKNMEYIDLYSKHTLKGQIYDIRQNEQLRSKYWNHNLRTAFEYNLNDQSNLTLAYTGSYTPDQYNNSRTTGNYQTGNVDKYIDTRMHNVTLQYHTGSGLEIGGDYTRYTSDNNQTLSTDYQEGGQSRFSMVGGQKIDRYSLYADQSHSLAQGWNFGYGASYRFAKDLDFQTYNDVTGDIHTENTYSNLKEQTANFYVSLSKNYVTGTSWSVSATGEYYTLGKYHKWAVYPQMSLTYLKTPKHIFQLSLATDKTYPSYWDMQSSVSYLNGYSELQGTPGLKPMTTYHLNGNYIWKQKYIFSLFFTHSSDYFIQAAYQSTDRLALIYKNTNWNYMQIWGANVLLPFKVANWMDSRLTLVGMQMRQRCDDFFDIPFNRKKWVFNGSLDNTFKVNKNLAFELKGDVQTPVIQGTFDIESVFNLTAGIKWNFANDRISLSARCNDIFNSGMPQVKVRFKGQNLDMDSGSYSRAFTVHFSYRFGGYKKKETKKVDTSRFGH; encoded by the coding sequence ATGAAAGTTGGAATAGGTATTTTATTATTATTTTCTGTTACATCCATACAAGCGCAGAATATAACAGGAAAAGTGACAGATAACCAAAAAAATCCGATAGACGGTGCAACCATTATTTTGCAAACACCGGATTCTGCGTATATAGATGCTTCCATCTCTAGCCCGGACGGGACCTTTGTGCTGGATAACCAGCCGGAAGAATATCGTTTGATTGTGCAACATCTTTTATACAAGACTAAACAAATCAGTGGAAAAGGCAAAGATGCAGGTGTTATTCAGCTTGAATCCAAAGATTATACTTTAAAGGAAGTGGTAGTAAAAGCCGAACAGCCTTTTGTAAAAGTGGAAAATGAACGTTTAGGATACAATCTGTCCGTCCTTGCCGCAGATAAGGTAGTTAACAATGCGTATGAAGCATTGACGAGACTTCCCGGAGTGCAGGAGAATAAGGGAATCCTTACTTTGGCGGGAGCAGGAAAATTAACTGTAATTCTAAACGGAAAACCTACCACTATGGATGCCGGCCAACTGGAAACGTTGCTGCGAAATACTCCGGTAAACCGGGTAGAGAAAGTGGAGGTAATGTACAGTGCGCCTCCAGCCTATCATGTGAGGGGGGCGGTTATCAATGTGCTCCTGAAACGTTCACATGATTACTCCTTGCAAGGAGAAGTAAATGCAGATTATACAAACCGATATTTTAATAGTGGAGGTATAAACGGTAATTTCCGTTTATCAACGCCCAAAATGGCATTCGAAGCTATGTATGGGGCAAACGATGTAAAAAATATGGAATATATAGATCTCTATTCCAAGCATACATTAAAAGGTCAAATATACGATATCAGGCAAAATGAACAATTACGCAGCAAGTATTGGAACCATAATTTGAGGACGGCATTTGAATATAATTTGAATGATCAAAGTAATCTAACTCTCGCTTATACAGGAAGCTATACTCCCGATCAATACAATAATAGCCGGACAACAGGAAATTACCAAACCGGCAATGTAGATAAATACATCGATACCCGGATGCATAATGTTACCTTGCAATATCATACGGGATCCGGACTGGAAATAGGGGGAGATTATACTCGTTATACTTCCGATAATAACCAAACTTTATCTACCGACTATCAGGAGGGCGGACAAAGCCGTTTTTCGATGGTGGGCGGACAAAAGATAGACCGCTATTCCCTGTATGCCGACCAGAGCCACTCCCTGGCTCAAGGATGGAATTTCGGTTACGGAGCTTCTTATCGATTTGCAAAGGACCTCGATTTCCAAACTTATAATGACGTAACAGGCGATATTCATACCGAGAATACGTACTCTAACCTGAAAGAACAGACAGCCAATTTTTACGTCTCCTTGAGCAAAAATTATGTAACAGGTACTTCATGGTCTGTTTCCGCTACGGGAGAATATTATACCCTGGGTAAGTATCATAAATGGGCGGTCTATCCGCAAATGTCGCTAACTTATCTCAAAACTCCGAAACATATATTCCAGCTTTCGTTGGCTACGGATAAGACTTATCCAAGTTATTGGGATATGCAGTCGTCCGTGAGCTACCTGAACGGATATTCCGAATTACAGGGAACACCGGGATTGAAACCCATGACTACTTACCATCTGAACGGTAATTATATATGGAAGCAGAAGTATATCTTCAGTTTGTTTTTTACGCATTCGTCTGATTATTTTATACAAGCTGCTTATCAATCAACCGACCGATTAGCATTAATCTATAAAAATACGAATTGGAATTATATGCAAATATGGGGTGCAAACGTTCTCTTACCTTTCAAGGTTGCCAATTGGATGGATTCCCGGTTGACTTTAGTGGGTATGCAAATGCGCCAACGTTGTGATGATTTTTTCGATATTCCTTTTAACCGGAAGAAATGGGTGTTTAACGGTTCACTGGATAATACGTTTAAAGTAAATAAGAACTTGGCTTTCGAGTTAAAAGGGGATGTACAGACACCTGTCATACAGGGTACATTCGACATCGAATCGGTTTTCAATCTTACAGCGGGGATAAAATGGAATTTTGCAAACGATAGAATTAGCTTGTCGGCCCGTTGCAATGATATTTTTAATTCCGGAATGCCTCAAGTAAAGGTTCGTTTTAAAGGACAAAATTTAGATATGGACAGTGGTTCCTATTCTCGCGCTTTTACCGTGCATTTTAGCTATCGCTTCGGTGGTTATAAGAAAAAAGAAACAAAGAAAGTGGATACTTCCAGATTCGGGCATTAA